A stretch of DNA from Candidatus Methylomirabilota bacterium:
CGAGCGCTTCCGCGGACGCGTGATGGGCGTGCGGCAGCTCGCCGTCTACGGCATGCCCCTCGGCTTGATGGCCTCCGGCGCCCTCATCGAGCGCATCGGCTATCCCCTGACCATCAGCGCGTGCTGCACGGTCGGTCTGCTCTTCACCTTCCTGATCGGGATGAAGTGGCGCGCCAGCATCTGGCAGACGGCAGTGGCCTCCCGCACCACCTCGATACCGCAGCGCGTGTGAATCAGGCGGATGCCGATCCGCCGGCGATCTGGGGAAGCAGGAACACCTCGCTGTCGGGGCCGATCGGCTCGAGGAGGGCGTCCTGATAGATCTGACCGTCGATGGCCACGGCCACCCCGTCTTCCAGATGGCGCGCCAGCGCCGGGTGTAGCTCGCTGAGCTGCTGGAAGAGCTGCTTCACGGACGTCGCCGAGAGATCGAACTCGGCGACGCCTCCCGTGAGCTGCGCGAGGTTGCCGACCAGCACCACCCGCGCCATGCGTGACTCAGGCTCGGCTGAGCCCTTTCTCCTTGAGCGCCTTGAGCACCTTGGGCGGTGACATCGGCAGCTCGGTGAAGCGGATGCCCGTGGCGCTCTCCATGGCATTGGCGATCGCCCCCAGGGGCGGCACGATCGGCGTCTCCCCGACGCCCCGCACGCCGTACGGGTGCTTCGGGTTCGCCACCTCGACGATGATGGCGTCGATCATCGGCACGT
This window harbors:
- a CDS encoding MoaD/ThiS family protein codes for the protein MARVVLVGNLAQLTGGVAEFDLSATSVKQLFQQLSELHPALARHLEDGVAVAIDGQIYQDALLEPIGPDSEVFLLPQIAGGSASA